One genomic region from Xiphophorus couchianus chromosome 21, X_couchianus-1.0, whole genome shotgun sequence encodes:
- the msc gene encoding musculin yields the protein MSTGSTPSDPEDDEIFHGSVSANMRNITYLSTRRYLDKDLEDEGVERRIQQDHSRLSKAHQKESRQSQRNAANARERARMRVLSKAFSRLKTSLPWVPADTKLSKLDTLRLASSYICHLRQILQEDRLEDSFAHPVSLTWPFMSTGRSEEDISSAVRLCGATA from the exons ATGTCAACAGGCTCAACTCCAAGTGATCCTGAGGACGACGAGATATTCCACGGAAGTGTCTCTGCAAACATGAGGAACATTACTTACCTCAGTACCAGGCGGTATTTGGACAAAGATCTGGAAGATGAGGGTGTGGAGAGGAGGATCCAGCAGGACCACAGCAGGCTCTCCAAGGCACACCAGAAGGAGTCGAGGCAGTCTCAGAGGAATGCTGCCAACGCTAGGGAGAGGGCGAGGATGAGAGTGCTGAGCAAAGCTTTCTCCAGACTGAAAACAAGCCTACCCTGGGTTCCCGCAGACACCAAATTGTCAAAACTGGACACTCTGCGTCTCGCATCCAGCTACATCTGTCACCTCAGACAGATCCTGCAGGAGGACCGGCTGGAGGACAGCTTTGCACATCCAGTCAGTCTG ACATGGCCCTTTATGTCGACAGGAAGATCAGAGGAGGACATCTCATCTGCTGTAAGACTTTGTGGCGCTACGGCTTAG